Within Candidatus Goldiibacteriota bacterium HGW-Goldbacteria-1, the genomic segment GAATTATAAGAACGGTTCTGGTAGACGCGGGTCTTTAGCCCGCGGTAGTTGAAATGAAAAATATAAACAACGCACCCTAAAGGGTGCGGCTACCAAACCGAAAAGAATAACGACTTGGATATTAATTAAGCAACAAGAGGATATAGCAGAAGCGGTAAAGATATGTGTTTAATGTTTGGCGGGTTTTACTAAGCATCTAACCCTCCAAGCGTCCAAGCATCTGAATTTACAGGAGTTAATATGAAAACAATGTTTAAAAAAGTTACCATAGTCGGGATGGGAATGATGGGCGGAAGCCTGGGCATGGCTTTGCTTAAAAACCGTATTGCAAAAGAAGTATGCGGGGCGGGCAGAAATATTACCAAACTTAATGAAGCCAAGAAACTTAACGCCGCTACAATGGTTACTGATAATTTAGAAGAAGCCGTTAAAGGCGCTGATTTAATTGTTATAAGCGTGGTGGCGGACAAAATAGCGCAGATGTATAAGAAGCTGCTTGAAGCAGGGCTTACAAAAGAAACTATAGTAACTGATATGGGAAGCGTTAAAAAAGAAATAACGGATGATATCTGCGCGTTAAAAGGGTACCGGGATAACTTTATCGGTTCACATCCTATGGTGGGTTCCGAAAAAACAGGGGTAAAAAACAGTATCTTTAACCTGTTTAACGCGGGCAATTGTATCGTAACAGGCAATAAGGACAGCAAGGGCGTGAAAAAAGTAACAGCACTGTGGAAGTCCGTCGGTATGCACACGGTCTTTATGACGCCGCAGCAGCACGATGATGCAGTGGCGGGAATAAGCCATATGCCGCACCTTGCGGCGTTCGCGCTGTTGATATCACAGAAGGGCTGCATAAAAAACAGCAGCAATATAATAGGTTCGGGTTTTAAAAGCATGACAAGGATAGGCGCGTCTGATGAAGACGTCTGGGCGGGAATCCTTTACGCGAATAAGGCGCAGGTATTAAAACAGACGGAAAGATTCAGAAAAGAACTGGAACAGGCAGAAAAAATGTTAAAAGCCGGCAAGCTGGCGGGCTATATAAAAACCGCAAGGCTTTTAAGGGAGTCTCTGGACAAATGAAAAAAATACAGATTGTGCCGGTATCCGGCGTAAAGAAAAAACTTTCAGTGCAGGGTGATAAATCAATTTCACACAGGGCTGTAATAATAGGCGCTCTTGCTGAAGGCCTTACAACGGTGACAAGTTTTCTTGAAGCTGAAGACACAATAAACACTGTCAGAATTTTTAAGAAATTAGGTGTGCAGATAAAAAAAGAAAACGGCACTGTCTATATTCACGGCAGGGGGCTTGCTTCCCTGCGTCAGACTTCTGACGTGCTTTATGTGGGAAATTCCGGAACGGGAATGAGGCTTATACTTGGCGTTTTAGCGGCACAGCCCTTTGTAAGCAGAATAACGGGCGACGCGCAGATAGTAAAAAGGCCCATGAAACGTGTAATTGAACCGCTTCAGCTTATGGGTGCTTCGCTTTCAAGCAATCATGGTTTTGCGCCGGTTACGGTTCAGGGCGGCGCTTTAAGGGCGATAAAATATAAAATGCCCATGGCAAGCGCGCAGGTAAAATCATCGGTTTTACTGGCCGGCCTTTACGCGTCGGGCGATACGGTAATAACAGAACCGGAACGTTCGCGTGACCATACGGAACGCATGCTTAAGTATTTTGGCGCGGACATATCGGTTAAAGGAAATACAGTTGTATTAAAATCCGGGGCAAGGCTTAAAGGAAAAAAAGTTGTTGTTCCGGCAGACATAAGTTCGGCCGCGTATTTTATGGCGGCGGGCGCCCTTATGAAAAAAAGTTCAATTACAATTGTCAATGTCGGTCTTAATAAATCAAGGACCGGCATTATTGATATTATGAAAAAAATGGGCGCGAAAATAAAACTTACCAATTTAAAAAATCAGAACGGCGAAGAAACCGGGGATATAACCGTTTCCACGTCGGCTTTAAAAGGTACTGTTATAAAAGGCGCAATTATTCCGCGCCTTATCGATGAAATTCCCGTAATTGCGGTCCTTGCGGCGGCAGCCAAAGGAAAGACAATAATCCGCGGGGCAAAGGAACTTAGGGTTAAAGAAACAGACAGGATAAAAACTGTCCTTACCAACCTGGACAGGCTTGGCATAAAAACAGAAGAATACGAAGACGGCTTTGCGGTTTACGGAAACGAAGGCAAACCTTTTACTTACGCTTCAATTGATTCATACGGAGACCACAGGATAGCCATGGCGTTTACAGTGGCAGCCCTTGTAAGCGAAAACGGGCTGCTTATAAAAGACATTGACTGCATCAATACTTCTTTTCCGGAATTCTTTACGCTGATAAAAAGCCTTAAGGGGAAAAAGAAATGAAAGAACCATGGAAGATAACATACTTTATAGTGTTCCGTTTTTTAAGGCGGCTGATGTGGGTTTATTTTGTTATTTTTCATAAAATAAAATTTGTTAATACAAATAAGGTTCCCAAAAAAGGCGGATTAATTGTAATGCCAAACCATTCAAGTTATTTTGACCCGCCGACCGCCGGCGCGCTTGGTTTTAAAAGGAATTGCAGGTTTATGGCGCGTGATACGCTTTTTAAAAATAAGATTTTTGGCTGTATAATAGGAAACCTTGGGGCTTTTCCCGTAAAAAGGGGAAGGGTAGACCGGGGAGCGTGGGATAAATTTATAGAACTTGTAAAGGCAGGGTGGGCTGTAATGTTTTTTCCGGAAGGCACAAGGACGCTAACCGGGGAAATTCAGGACGGCAAACCGGGTACGGGTATGCTGGTTTATCAGACCAAAGGAAAGGTGCTTCCTGTATATATTCACGGGGCGTTTGAAGCGTGGCCAAAAGGCGGCAAACCGAAATTATTTACGCCTATCACCATCGTTTACGGCGATGTGATGTCATTTGATGATTTGTTTGAAAAGCCCGAAGGCAGGGAAGTTTACGAGGAAATTACGGCAAGGGTTATAAACAGGCTAAGAGAGATGAAAGCGGACTATTTAAAAAATCAGGGCGATAAAATTAATTAATAATAAGCGGGCTTAATAATGGCAAAGAAGAAAAAGTTTACGGTAACAATAGCGCAGGGTTCCGGGTTTTGTTTCGGAGTTCAAAGGGCCATGAAACTGGCTTTTGAATACG encodes:
- the aroA gene encoding 3-phosphoshikimate 1-carboxyvinyltransferase; the encoded protein is MKKIQIVPVSGVKKKLSVQGDKSISHRAVIIGALAEGLTTVTSFLEAEDTINTVRIFKKLGVQIKKENGTVYIHGRGLASLRQTSDVLYVGNSGTGMRLILGVLAAQPFVSRITGDAQIVKRPMKRVIEPLQLMGASLSSNHGFAPVTVQGGALRAIKYKMPMASAQVKSSVLLAGLYASGDTVITEPERSRDHTERMLKYFGADISVKGNTVVLKSGARLKGKKVVVPADISSAAYFMAAGALMKKSSITIVNVGLNKSRTGIIDIMKKMGAKIKLTNLKNQNGEETGDITVSTSALKGTVIKGAIIPRLIDEIPVIAVLAAAAKGKTIIRGAKELRVKETDRIKTVLTNLDRLGIKTEEYEDGFAVYGNEGKPFTYASIDSYGDHRIAMAFTVAALVSENGLLIKDIDCINTSFPEFFTLIKSLKGKKK